The following DNA comes from Saccopteryx leptura isolate mSacLep1 chromosome 7, mSacLep1_pri_phased_curated, whole genome shotgun sequence.
CCAAAAATGACACAAGAAGAACATGGAGCTGGAAGTCGTTGTAATCAGTTTTTGGTGAGTGGGGACTTGATGCTTGATGGGAACTGTGGCTCATGTGACTAACTGCTTCATCAGCCCATCACAAACTCCTCTGACCAGTAGAGACCAGCTTCTTTACTGTGCTCCAAACACCCTTTAGAGGAAGGCTCCACCTCTGTTATCTATCCAGGTTTCTTACTGGTTCAGATGTCACCtgtcctttaaggttatactctgTCACTTTACCCTCGAGTGTTGTGGTTCAATGACTTGCTTTTTGTCAgcctcttcctgtctatcccttgtCAATGCAACCTAAAGAGACATGGCTGCCTGAgtgctttctattcatttttcttgtccCCCAACTAGACTGTAAGCTCTTTAACAAAAACATCATTTTGAATCCTTCCTCCCAGCACAGCATACTGTATATGGTGGGTGCTCAATAAAATTCTTACtgagagaatgaatgaacaaatacataaataaggaaagaaggaaggaaaggaaggaagtgaggaaaaaaggagggaagaaatgaaggaaagaaggaatgaaggaagaaagaaaggcaagCTCTTCAGGTTTTTCAAAAGCGAAAGAGAACTTGTGTGGCAGGTAAGGTTGGTACTTCTTCTTTACTTCTATTTTACCATCAAGAgtatctttaactttttttaaagttctttcaaGCAGTATAAAATTCTTAAGAGTTATAAATGTTTATCAAACATTTACCATGTCCTCATGATAGTTTCTGCCCTTGAGAAGCTTACAATTTAGTTGAGAGACAAGAGTAACACATACATGGAAACTTCAGCCTGAATGGCATATTGGACAAAGCTCCAGGTCTGGAGAGACACCTGTCTGGTGTCCTGAAGCAACTACTTAGGAAATTACATACAACAGTGACATGTGTAAATACATAGATTTAGCTTGACCAGTCAGTGGTacagtaaatagagtgttggactgggatgcagaagatccaggtatgaaactctgaggttgccagcttgagcatgggctcatctggcttgagtacaggctcaccagcttgagcatggggtcactggcttgagcttgggatcatagacatgaccccatggttgctggcttgagcccaaaggtcgctggcttgaagctcaaaatcactggcttgagcccaaggttgctggcttgagcaaggggtcacttgctctgctgtagctgcccccccccatcaaaacacataagagaaaacaatcaatgaacaactaaggagctacaatgaagaattgatgcttctcatttctcttccttcctgcccgcCTGTTcctaatctgtccctctctctgtttctctctgtctgtctctctctctctcatacacacacacacacacacacgcataatACATagatttatctgagttttctcatctgtaaagcagaGGCACATATCTCACagaatattaaaagaattaatatatctaaaattcttggcatagtgcctggcacatagttagtgctcaacaaatattacctatcactattactttttttttttttttttttacagagacagagagacagtcagtgagagggatagatagggacagacagacaggaacggagagagatgagaagcatcaatcatcagtttttcgttgcaacaccttagttgttcattgattgatttcttatacgtgccttgactgagggccttcagcagaccgagtaaccccttgctcaagccagtgaccttgggtccaagctggtgagctttgctcaaaccagatgagcctgcactcaagctagcgacctcggggtctcgaacctgggtcctccgcatcccagtctgacgctctatccactgagccaccgcctggtcaggctcactagtACTCTTAAAGACATCAAACTTTTATTGAACTTCTGTTTTTGTGAGCATATGGCATTATCTCTGCCACAGTCCTGAGTGACTGCTATGTTACCATACCCACTGGATAACTGTTTGTCCTcatcttactaattttttttagcaGCTTTCTAAAGAAATGATCATATCTTCCCTCTTGAGATGCTCTTCTTTGTAAACATTCTCCCAGCTTTCTTCCCCAGTTTGGCTGctgcttccccctttctcttctacTCACTTTTGAGATGACTGGGGTGGAGGGGCTGTTGGTCATGAGATTGggttctcccttcccttctaccAATTCCCCATTCTTCATTCCCAAGGCTGCAAATATCACCTATATCCTGCAGCCTCTCCGGTGTATATCTCCTTTTCTGACCTCTCCTCTGAGTCCTAGAGTCACGTCTGCTGCCCAGGTGATGATTTCATCAGCTATTTCACTGCAATCTCAAACTTAACATTTACCAAACTGAACTCAAAAATCCTTCCACCTGCCAACTCCCATATCCTGCAATATATGGTTCTTCCCCTAATATCCCCCTTCTCATGTTCATCCGTGTAGTTGCTTAAGCCATATCTAAGGAGTTAACCTtgatctctcctcctcctctcttaaCTTTCATCTCGAATCTGTTAGCAAGACCCCTGGATTCCATGTTCAAAATCCATCTGGAATTCTCCCACTTCTCTTCTACTATACCATACCAAACCACCATTACCTCTTGCCTGTTTACACAATATCTTCCAAACTGGTTTACTCATGTTTACTCCCTCCCCCACAGCATTCATCACAGCAGCCAGGATAATCTTTGCAAAATGTACATCATGTCACTCTCCTGCTTCAAACTCCTTTAGAGTCTCTCGATTGCACTTAGGATAAAAGCCACATCTTTTAACGTGGACTCCAAGGCCTTGTATGATGTAGCCTTTTGTGTCATGCTGCCCTTCCCTTTGAGGATGGAGCCGAGAGACTGACCAACATATTCAAGAtgatgtctcttaaaaaaaaaaaaaaaaagaaagaaagaaagaaagaaagaaagaaagaaagaaagaaagaaagaaagaaagaaaagtctatAAAAAGCTTACAGTCTAGTTGGGGACACAGGTCTAATTCAAAGAAAGCATGCCAATAAACAGCCACACCAAATAGCAGCAGTTCAGATGCAAACCCAACTATACAAGTAGAAAGAGGTGGAGGGGTCAAGGAAGCCTTGCAGAACAGCTAGAAGGGAGGGAAACCACACCTGTACTGTTCCCCACTGCATACGAGGCATgcagcacagtgcctgggacacAACAGCAGTCAATACATATCTGTTGAACAAGTAAGAGAAacatacatgaatgaatgaatgccctGATTTCTACCCGTATGGAACTCAAATCCTGATAGAAGAGGCAAATAAGTAAACACACATTTAGTCATGATACATGATAGCAGTGGTATATGCATTCAATATACCTTTTGTCCTCATGAGCTGTCAACTTGTCTTGGGAGGTTTCAGGGAAGACTTCAGATGAGAAGGAGACACTTAGGTGGGACTTGAAAAATAATTAGAGATGAGTctagagagatgaggagagacaGGCATCCTAGATTGAagacactgttgtgcagatgaatggaGTGGGGACTTGTTGCTGCccattagggcagtggtccccaatattttttgggccacagaccagtttaatgtcagaaaatattttcatggaccggcctttagggtgggacggataaatgtatcacgtgaccgagacaagcatcaagagtgagtcttagacaaatgtaacagagggaatctggtcattttttaaaaataaaacatcgttcagacttaaatataaataaaatgaaaataatgtaagttatttattctttctctgcggactggtaccaaatggcccacggaccagtaccagtctgtggccccgggggttggggaccactgcattagggtACCAAACAAAATAGCCTGTGATCAAGAGTCAAACTATATGTCATAGAACAGAGGGCTTTGGGGGTGAGAAGGTGGAACTGACTAATTGTCAATAAATGTTGGTGGAAGAACTGAAGGCCAGATTACTAAGGGCAATTTTGGGCAGATTTGAGTCATCACCGGCCTTGACATGTAAAAATGCAGTAAAAATGGAAGACAATATGCTAGTAAAGatcataataaatattaatgaaaaggtAGATGATGTAGATCATTCAGGGGGCCCAGAAGccagatggaggaggaggtgtgTCAGACACCTCAGCAGGGCGCTCTGTCACTATGGTGTCACTGTGGGAGGGAGCAAAGGAGGGCCGGCAGGACAAGGACCTCATGATTTATGTGGCCTGCTCTGTCGTCTCTGGCGGCTGCTGTCCATCTCACACATGTGCTCCTCCTTGCTTCTTCCCTGCCCAGATCCTGCAGGGGCAAGAACAGTGGGGTTAGGGGATGACAGTCTGCAGGGCTGGGAAATCCAACCACAGTGAGTATCTGCCTGAAAACATCTGTCCAAGTGGAGCTGGTGACCGAAAGCATTCTGGGCAGTCTTGATTGAGGTCGGGAAGCTAGAGCAGGGCAGctgagggggctgggggagagacAGTGGGCAGCCTGGGGGGACTGGGGGAGAGACAGTGGGCAGCctgagggggctgggggagagacAGTGGGGCCCTTCTTGGCTTTAGAAAAAGAGCATGTGGGAGGCCTTTGGGCCTCTTTCACTTACAAGTCATAAATTCAGCTTGCACACCCTGCTACTTCACGATTCCTCTCAGTGACCTTAAGTATGATGATGAAGGAGGTCTAAAGCATCAATGTTAACAAGAATAGCTAATCTTGACCGAGCCAGCTACTATTCTAAGGCCTGTATagtaattaactcatttaatctctaAATAACTCTGTCATAGGTACTTTTGTCATTCCCATTCACACACATGAaggctgaggttcagagaggtaaaacaatttgcccaaggtcacagagacaTGAACTTGCAGAGCCAGGATTGGCAGTATGGCTCCTGGAGTCACTGTAGCTAACTAGTTCCAGGTGTGGCACTAGAATAGGGAAGGGAGGGATTCCAGATGTGACAATCCAGTGAAGAGTGTGGCCAGAAGTGAGTTGTCAATGCTGCATTCACTGCCAGGTTCTCAGAGCCCCTGGACTGGGTGTGAGGAGGACTCTGGTCTGTCACATGGGTGGAGGACACTGGCCAGCACCTAACATTTTCAGACCCtttgttttctcacctgtatAATGGGAGAATAATTGCTCATCCATAGAGCTGCTGGGAGAAGTAAGTGAAGGAGCATGTGTGAAGTGCCTGATGCATCACAGAAGGTGCCCAAGAAATgaaccccttctcccccttctctcctgggTAAAGTTCACTTCAACCCCAGTTTAGTCATCTCGACTACAAATATGCACTGAGGGCCTACCAGGTGCCAGGTCTGTCAATCCCTGGGAAATGCACTGAGGAAGGAAAAGGCTGGAGCatcgtggggtggggtggggtggggtggggaaataGCTCAGAGTgaccagaaagaaaaatggattttCAAGTAACCATGAGAATACGATACTTGATAAATGAATGTTCTCCTCAAAGCAACAGCCTCAAGAGAGCAGACGGCTGTTTCCGGGGATACTGATGCTCTGACAGACGCTGATACCAGCCGGTGGGCGGACTCTTCTCCCAGGCCTGGCCAGGTGCACTCCCACAGCTGCAGGGCTGGAGCAGGAGATGGCCTGCCCAGAGTCGCATAGCTGCTCAGGCAAGAGCAGCAGAACTGGAGAACAGAGCTTTTGATGTTTGAGCTGGAGGCCTTTCCCAGATACAAGAGCATTCACACCCATCTCATGCTCACGTGCTGCACTGGAGATGGATAATTCTCTAAAGCTGGTGTCAATAGCTTATTTGAGACTTTAGCTCATAATGGctttggagtatttttttttttaaactaactaAACCCACCTCAGTAGGAGGAAGCTTGGGATGTCTGCAGGCACCTACCTGTTCCAGGATCTGACTGGCAGTGGCCAGCTGAGAGTGGGAGCAAAGTGCACCCAGGTCACCGCCAATTGCTAGGTGTCCAGCATTTGCATCTCTAAATGAACTTTATACAGAGGACAAGGGCCAGGCATTTTCTGGGTGGAAGAAAGAGGTAGAGGCTTATAGATTCTTGCATGTGGGCTGCGGACTTTTCAAAGAGCCATTGAAAGAGTTGGTGGGTGGTCTCCGGAGCCTCCACAACCGCTTGCAGTCCTCAGGCTAGGTGGGTGAAAGACCTTTTAGACGTGAGATTTATTCCATTCTGAAGAAGCAGCTCAGGAGCGCTTTTAGAAAGTCCTTCGCTGCAGGGCCCCATGGAAGTGAGGTTCTCCTTGGGTCGAGGTCTGGTCCTGCTTGCAGGCAGGGGGATGGATTCGGGTTCGGGGACTCTTGCAGCACCTGTTGGCATCAGGATTGTGGATGCCTCCGTGGCCATGTGGAGGTGCCCGTGTGCGCCGATAAGTGAGCTTCGGTGTGTGGTTGGTGGGAGGCGCGTGAGAGTGGCCTCCGATGGGTGTGTCTGAGGCGCCGGGCTCCGGCTGCGTCCACTTGTGGCTCCCAGGCGCTGCCAGGAAGAACAGCGCCTTTGCCGTCTCTGCCAGGAACGCCGCCTGAAAGGAGGAGGATCGAAGGCTGATGACATGAGGGCGCCGTCTCCCGAGTGATGGCAGCGCGCGCTGCCTCGCCACCGCCGCCGCTCAGCCCCGGACTCTTTACGTCAGGGCAGCTGGGTCCCCCTCCGCGCGGTGCCGGCGACAGCGGGAGAGCAGAGCAGTGAGCCCCGCCGAGCCCGCGCCGGACCTCGCCTCCTTACCGCTGCTCCCCGGCCTCCGCGGTCCGCACCCGTGGGCGACCGGGCGGTCCTGTGCGCCCGCGCCATGCGCGCGGGGACCCGCGGCGCTCCGGAGCAGCCCTCCCGCGGTGAGCAGCGGCGCCCGAGCCGGCACGCCTCTCGCTGAAGTCGTCCGGCGTCCGGAGCAGGCGGGCGCCACGTCGGGCGTGCGGCCGAGACCCGCGGAGTCGGCCCCTGAGCGGGGGGAGCGGGGCCGCCCGCGCCGCCCCACCATTACCTCCCCGGGCGGCAAGGAGGAGCTGGTGGCGGCCGCTTCCCGGCAGTGGCCGCGGCGGCGGCGCGCCTGTCTGGCGGCCGTCGGCGTGCTCCTGGCCATGGCGCTGGGCTTGCTCATCGCGGTGCCGCTGCTGCTGCAGGCGGCAGACCCCGGAGCGGCGCACTACGAGATGATGGGCACCTGCCGCATGATCTGCGACCCATACAGCGCCGCACCCGGCGCAGGCCCCGTGGGCGCCAAGACTCCGCCGCCGGGACCCAGCACTGCTGCGCTGGAAGTCATGCAAGACCTGAGCGCCAACCCTCCGCCCCCTTTCATTCAGGGACCCAAGGGCGACCCGGGGCGGCCAGGCAAGCCGGGGCCACGGGGTCCCCCTGGAGAGCCGGGCCCGCCCGGACCCAGGGGGCCCCCGGGGGAGAAGGGCGACTCGGGGCGGCCGGGCCTGCCGGGGCTGCAGCTTACGGCGGGAGCGGCAGGAGGTGACGGGGTGGTGGGTGGCGGTACCCGAGGCGGCGGCGACTCTGAGGGCGAAATGACCGGCGCGATCAGCGCCGCCTTCAGCGGTCCAAAGATCGCCTTTTACGTGGGTCTCAAGAGCCCCCACGAAGGCTACGAGGTACTCAAGTTCGACGACGTGGTCACCAACCTCGGCAATCACTACGACCCCACTACCGGCAAGTTCAGCTGCCAGGTGCGGGGCATCTACTTCTTCACTTACCACATCCTAATGCGCGGCGGCGATGGCACCAGCATGTGGGCGGACCTCTGCAAGAACGGGCAGGTCagtgacccccaccccacccctgctgggCCCGCAAGTCCTCGCAGACCCTTGTCCCCACCCGGTGCCCCGAACTGCTTGGGAATCAACCTGCTTTCTCCGGGCTTGGAAGCGTCGGAGTGAGCCCGGGAGGGAGTGCGCCACGGTATTTCACTTCCCAATGCGCCCTGGTCGTATTCGTCTGAACGTAGCGCGGGAGGTGTGCCCGGAGCGCCCAGAGACCCCGCTACCCAAACTGCACTCCCTGTCTACTTGCGTTCCCTGTCTGCAGCCTCTTGGGCTCCTCGGGAACCTCTTTCTTCTTTAACTCCCCCTGTGCACCGCGCTAGCCCCTTTGCCCCACAGTCAGTCTCCTTTCCTCTCGGCCCTGACCCCGGGTCCCCTCCCTTTCCGGCTTGATcagttctctcctccttctcGGACTTGCTAGCTGAGGAAAAGAGGGGGCCGAGAAAGAGTTGGCTAAATTGGAGAGAAAAGATGGAGCCTGGGTGGGAGCGTGGACTTGAGTTGTGGGCAGAAGGCCTGCCGGGGGTGTGCCAGGTGGGGGCCGGGTAAGGTCCTAAGCAGAAATGCTGCGACCCACCAGCTCCCGTGACTCGCCCTCAGGTCCGGGCCAGCGCCATCGCTCAGGACGCAGACCAGAACTACGACTACGCCAGTAACAGCGTGGTGCTGCACCTCGATTCTGGGGACGAGGTGTATGTGAAGCTGGACGGCGGGAAGGCGCACGGAGGCAATAACAACAAGTACAGCACGTTCTCCGGCTTTCTTCTATATCCGGACTAGGGTCGCAGGGAGTGCGCGGTGAGGTAGCTTCAGGCTGCCCTGTGCACATGCGGGAGCGCTCTTCCCTGGCAAGGATCACAATCGCTTCATGACGCTTCCTGACATCACTGGAAAGACACATTCCTGTTGTCCTTGCTGCCCCACTTCTGTCTTCAGTGTGTCTGCAACTCACAGGCTCTGGGCAGTGCTCCTCATCCCAGTCCCCAGCCTGGGGAGGGAGATGGCAACACCAACGTGGTGAGATAAGCGTGAACCTGAACCCTAGTGGCAGTGGACAGGACAGAGGCGGCAGAGCAGTTTGCAAACCTGATTGAACTGGATGGACCAGAACTGCCCTCTTCCAGTCCCCTTCTCCCCTGAGTGCCCTGAGACCCGAGGCCTCCCAACCCTGCGAGGTAGGCCAAAGTGAACATGAGCTCCCTGGTGACTTGATATACTTGTGCAAATTTCCTGTCCATCAGTCAAAAACCTGCCAGCTGAAGAATCCCAGCAAACATAAATTTCACCTGTCCACCAAACTCCTGACTCAAACCCACTGAGATGCATTAAATTATGTTTCTAGATTACGGGCTCTGATGTTTTTGTCAGGGTGGCCCCAAGGCCAGACCTCCAGATCTCCACCTTGGCACAAAGATCTTAACCGGGCCCTGAATAACCTCATCTAAGCCTGCTTGTCAGCCACTGCCTTGTCCCTGCCACTCAAGGTGGGTAAAAGATATGGGGAGATAAGATAGTATCCCACTCTTTGGAGGTGTTATTTCTCCCCCTGGGCTGCAGCCATGAACTGGAGCGGTCCAGAGGAGGTGGCAGAGAATTAGAAGTAGACAGGAGAGCAGTGGCTGAATCTTCACATTCCCCACCTTGTGGGAGAATGGCAAAGGGCAGGGGTTtctggagaaggaagggggagaagaggcaAAGTGGGAGGTGGGAATGGGGCACTTGCCAACAGGTGACCTGTGAGATGTTTGCTCCTAAAAAGAAGTGCAGAAATCCTTGCAGAAATACAGCCACCCAGGCACAAAGTCTACTCAGCACCTGTCCATTTGCTCACACCACCAGCTAGGGACATAACTGTCAAAAGAGCTGGTACACTGAGGCAATCTGGAGATTATCCAGTTCCCTGAATTCACCCAGAACTGTGTGGGAAGAGACAGACACTGTCCCTTGGGGAGGGACACCCTTTTCTGGGGTCTTCCCATTCGCATGATACCGTGAGCACCTGCTCTGAGCCTGAATGAGTTTGGTTTCCTCTCTACTTCTTGTCAACATTTCAAACACATAAGGTAAGAAAACACCCCACAtggttttgattttcttcttttctttttcttctgtttttagatCATTAAATTCCCACAAACAGTAAGTTATCTACAAAGTAACCAGTTTATTTTGACCAGTTGTTTGGTGAGAAATGTGTGTACACAGAGGCAACCCCAGAGTGTGTAAAGCatacccacacacccacacactgtGCGGATATAATGTGGCTGTCATCACTAATCCGTGTTACCCATGTGCTCGCATACATACATGTATTCATAGGTTCGTGTGTGTGACAATGTTCGTGGCTGTATGTCTGTCCCCAAATCACACCCTGCTTCACTTTAATCCTGGAGGATGCTGAAAGCTATGAttcccatttaaaaaacaaatttctcccCTGCTTTAAGTCCTGTCACTATCGCTATTCCTCTTTATgctcttattttatttgaataatgtTTTGTCTGTCACTTGAGTATTAGCAATGATTGTATCTGCTTTGAGTCCAGGGACAAAGTGCTCACAGACAGCAAGGTGCAGAacaaatatgtgtatatacaaaCCACCATTCCCCCAGTTCCAGATGAAAAGTGAACCCCAACacttcaccccacccctgctgaTTGTGAAGcccaaaccagctgagcccaggAACTGGGGAGGGCAGAGTTGGGCCCCATCTAAAGTTGCATACGTATCAGTTTCTGATGCCTTGTCAATTGTATCATTCAGAAATGTGATTAAAACCAAATGTCTGAGACCTAAATGAAGTCTAATTGCTATGGATCTGCAACCCCCAGCGGGCCCCTAATTCCTTTGGACttattcttcctcttcctccattGAGATAAAGCTTAGACACAAAGCCCTtggtttaaatttcaaaaaattaaaattgacatGCAGCGGTGGCtttcctgggggtgggaggaattCCTAAGGTGGTGCCAGCGCCCAGCTTTGTCCTCTGCATTAAGaagcaatttgtacttctaacAAAAGACCCACCACTCCCCTTTGGTGGAAGGGCAGTAGGAACGCCTTGCCCGGGTCTGGCTGTTCATAACACTTAGACAAATTTGAATCTGAGATTCCTCCATCTGTATTCCCCTGTGCCACTGGGCTTCTTGCAATTCTAATGCCCAGGCTGCTGGGAGGCGCTGCCAGAGGTGTCAGCTGCTGAGAGGATGATAGATTGATGAGGCGGCGGAAGGAGGCACGGCCAACTCAGGAGCTCTTCTGTCTGCACACTCTCCCTGCCCCAGGCAGGCCCCTTGTGGCCTCCTGAAGGCCATTAACCCAAGACCTTTGTGGAGGATCCCTGAGAAGGAGTCCGGGAGGGAAGGGCCAACTGGGCCTCCCACCTCCGCCACCACTATTTGTCCTCATCCTTGGAATGCCAGAAACCCTTTACCCCAGATACTTATTGTTCTCACCTGTAGTTGAATAGGGAGCAATTCTCCATCATATTTATAAAAGGTTGTTTAAATTCCTTAATTGCTGTCAGGTTCATTTTCTAACTGTATGCTTAGGCTGGGCATACCATGCTGGTGTCTCTCAGGAAGTAGGAAAGGTATTATTCTGTCcatgtgggggtgggtggggaaatcaaggctcagagaggtccagTGACTGGCCCATGTTCACAAAGCTTataagaggcagagctgggacttgaactcAGACCTCCACGTCGGCCTTTGCCTAACTGCACAGATGGGGCACACCCACCTCTCAGTGTTCCCAAGCCTTTGAGAGGACAGCAGATGGGGGCGCACTTCCCACCTTTCTTCTCTGTAGTGCATTTCAGTGCCCTGTGCAAGGCTGGAGGGGAAGAGCCAGCCCTGGTTCTGTGGCCCGGGACTCTCCCATAGCACTCACTCATGAGGAATTTGGTTGAATATCCTGGCCTTGGGGTCAGAGTTGATGGCCCAGCAGGACCCTTAGATCACAAACTCCAAGTACTTCATTTGGACCTGTCTGTCTCCACCAGCAACCTCCCACTCCTTTGGGCCACTACCACCTTTTCCTCTAAcaactctcccttccccttcttgggGTGGGGCAGAGACATCTTGCAGGTGCAGAGGGTTTATCTGAAGTGAGCAGGGCTGTCTCTGATTGGCAAGTGGGCCCTTTCTTCATTCCCAGGTTTCTGTGTGACTGATTACTTTCAGGACTGCCTGAGTGCATGAGATACATACCTGGCTCTGGAACTCTGGGTAGAAGTTGTGCCTTCTGCTGCACTTGCCTCTTATCTGTGTGAGCAGATGGCTCTCTTGGGCACCCAAAACAGAACATGCAGGCCTCCCTCTGTAAGTAGCCATGATGACACCATGGAGGGACCACACTGTATATTGTGGAGACCAGTTGCTCCAAACTTCACTGACTCTATTGGATAAACACCTTCAAGCACTCACACccaatatgtcttttttttttttaattttatttattaatttttagagaggagagagagagggagagagagaaagggggaggagatggaagcatcaactcccatatgtgccttgaccaggcaagcccggggtttcgaaccggcgacctcagcatttccagatcgatgctttatccactgcgccaccacaggtcaggccaatatgtCTTTGATCGATGAATAATTTATATATCCTGTCAATCCataccttaaaaaattatttttttttgtatttatgttcCTCAGAGGATCTGCACATTCAAGTTAGTGTCTATAATTTCAGCTGGCTAATCAAGTTTGGAGACAGGTCTCCTTTCatgggaacaaataaaaataaccaaccaaacaaacaaaaaacaaacaaagaaaaacaaggttAATTCATGTGTTTTCCTTCAACTTGCC
Coding sequences within:
- the C1QL2 gene encoding complement C1q-like protein 2: MALGLLIAVPLLLQAADPGAAHYEMMGTCRMICDPYSAAPGAGPVGAKTPPPGPSTAALEVMQDLSANPPPPFIQGPKGDPGRPGKPGPRGPPGEPGPPGPRGPPGEKGDSGRPGLPGLQLTAGAAGGDGVVGGGTRGGGDSEGEMTGAISAAFSGPKIAFYVGLKSPHEGYEVLKFDDVVTNLGNHYDPTTGKFSCQVRGIYFFTYHILMRGGDGTSMWADLCKNGQVRASAIAQDADQNYDYASNSVVLHLDSGDEVYVKLDGGKAHGGNNNKYSTFSGFLLYPD